From a region of the Thalassospira sp. TSL5-1 genome:
- the betC gene encoding choline-sulfatase — translation MTSSKPMNILFVMADQLAARCMPLYGHKVVKTPNLDALAENAVVFDSAYTNSPLCAPSRFCLMTGQLPGRIEAYDNASDLASDIPTLAHYVRHADYRTALAGKMHFCGADQLHGYEDRLTADIYPADYGWYCDWDNFDTRPTWYHNMGSVTQAGPVYRSNQLDFDDETVFEARRYLYDVARSQRHDDRPFFLTVSFTHPHDPYNARPEFWNMYDGVDIDPPHVTLNPEDLDPHSRRLRHVYNLDQQPVTDEDVLTARRAYYASISYVDCLVGALMRTLRETGMADNTLVIFSGDHGDMLGERGMWYKMSWYEPSARVPLFFAFPGARGQKRVSQSVSLIDILPTLRDIVGDEAVPAPASPIDGRSLMPHISGTGGHDEVIGEYCGEGALSPIIMIRRGAYKYIASQTDPDMLFDLANDPDELHDLINDPEHHKIRDAFRAELAENWDLETFRKKVIDSQKRRKLVYEALTRGRITSWDHQPTRDTSNMYMRNHKDLDDVEADARLNVPGFYKPKAAG, via the coding sequence ATGACGTCGTCAAAGCCGATGAATATTCTGTTTGTCATGGCCGACCAGTTGGCCGCGCGCTGCATGCCGCTTTATGGGCATAAGGTGGTCAAAACCCCGAACCTGGATGCGCTGGCGGAAAATGCCGTGGTATTTGATTCCGCCTATACCAACAGCCCGCTTTGCGCCCCCTCGCGCTTTTGTCTGATGACCGGCCAGCTTCCCGGCCGGATCGAGGCCTATGACAATGCCTCCGACCTTGCATCCGATATTCCCACCCTGGCGCATTATGTGCGCCATGCCGATTATCGTACCGCTTTGGCCGGGAAAATGCACTTTTGCGGGGCGGATCAGCTTCATGGTTATGAAGACCGGTTAACGGCGGATATTTATCCTGCCGATTATGGCTGGTATTGTGATTGGGACAATTTCGACACCCGGCCAACATGGTATCATAATATGGGCTCTGTCACTCAGGCCGGGCCGGTTTATCGCTCCAATCAGCTTGATTTCGATGATGAAACCGTCTTTGAAGCCCGGCGTTATTTATACGACGTTGCCCGCAGCCAGCGCCATGATGACCGGCCGTTTTTCCTGACGGTTTCCTTCACCCACCCGCACGATCCCTATAACGCGCGGCCTGAATTCTGGAACATGTATGACGGGGTTGATATTGATCCGCCCCATGTCACCCTGAACCCCGAAGACCTCGACCCGCATTCGCGCCGCCTGCGCCATGTGTATAATCTGGACCAGCAACCCGTCACCGATGAAGATGTGCTCACGGCACGCCGGGCCTATTATGCCTCCATCAGCTATGTTGATTGTCTGGTGGGGGCGTTAATGCGCACCCTGCGCGAAACCGGCATGGCCGATAATACGCTGGTTATTTTCAGTGGCGATCATGGCGACATGCTGGGCGAACGCGGCATGTGGTATAAAATGTCGTGGTATGAGCCCTCCGCCCGGGTGCCGCTGTTTTTTGCCTTTCCCGGTGCGCGGGGGCAAAAGCGTGTGTCACAGTCGGTTTCCCTGATCGATATTTTGCCTACCCTGCGCGATATTGTGGGTGATGAAGCCGTGCCAGCGCCCGCCAGCCCGATTGATGGCCGCAGCCTGATGCCCCATATCAGCGGTACAGGCGGCCATGACGAAGTGATTGGCGAATATTGTGGCGAAGGCGCCCTGTCGCCCATCATCATGATCCGGCGCGGGGCATATAAATACATCGCCTCGCAAACCGACCCGGACATGCTGTTTGATCTGGCGAACGATCCCGATGAGCTTCATGACCTGATCAATGATCCCGAACACCACAAAATCCGCGATGCCTTCCGCGCCGAACTGGCCGAAAACTGGGATTTGGAAACTTTCCGTAAAAAGGTGATCGACAGCCAGAAACGCCGCAAACTGGTTTACGAAGCCCTGACCCGGGGCCGCATCACAAGCTGGGATCACCAGCCGACCCGCGATACCTCCAACATGTATATGCGCAACCATAAAGACCTTGACGATGTTGAGGCTGATGCCCGCCTGAATGTGCCGGGTTTTTATAAACCCAAAGCCGCCGGATAA
- a CDS encoding FMN-binding glutamate synthase family protein: protein MKFVIEYQRYAVLALVTLLAVVSLLCVPFSAWFWLPAIVFGALVLVGIHDLRQSRHSILRNYPVSGHIRFILESFRPEIRQYMIESDHDEVPFSRQSRGLVYQRAKGAEDKRPFGTIENVYASGYAWLTHSVSPTVLPDKDFRVRVGGSQCKQPYDASLYNISAMSFGALSGNAILALNKGAKKGGFAHDTGEGSISRYHRQGGGDLIYQVASGYFGCRNEDGTFSAEKFAETAADPQVKMIEVKLSQGAKPGHGGMLPAAKITEEIAEARGIPMGMDCISPAAHRTFSTPIGLMEFIGQLRDLSGGKPVGFKLCIGHRREFMCIVKAMLKTGILPDFIVVDGKEGGTGAAPVEFANRVGMPMHEGLTFVHNALRGAGIRNEIKIGAAGKIVSAFDIAQVLALGADWCNAARGFMFALGCIQAQSCHTNKCPVGIATQDPVRQRAVDVGDKSERVARFHHNTMHALAEITGAAGLSDPRNFMPYHFMFRQKDNEFLDGNEMYPYLPEGFLVSGPEIPELSDWHSRWDRSFAETFAPSEIPFGPFKKREMVHST from the coding sequence CATCGAGTATCAGCGTTACGCGGTTCTTGCCCTGGTAACGCTTCTGGCGGTTGTATCGCTGCTGTGTGTGCCGTTTAGTGCCTGGTTCTGGCTGCCTGCCATTGTGTTTGGGGCGCTGGTGCTGGTGGGTATCCATGATTTGCGCCAGTCGCGCCATTCGATCCTGCGTAACTATCCGGTAAGCGGCCATATCCGCTTTATTCTGGAAAGTTTCCGCCCGGAAATCCGCCAATATATGATCGAAAGCGACCATGACGAGGTGCCGTTCAGCCGTCAGTCGCGCGGGCTGGTCTATCAGCGCGCCAAGGGGGCGGAGGATAAACGGCCCTTTGGCACCATCGAAAATGTCTATGCCTCGGGCTATGCCTGGCTGACCCATTCCGTCTCGCCCACCGTGCTCCCGGACAAGGATTTTCGTGTGCGCGTGGGCGGTTCGCAATGCAAACAGCCCTATGATGCCAGCCTGTATAATATCTCCGCCATGAGCTTTGGTGCCCTGTCGGGCAATGCCATTTTGGCGCTGAACAAGGGGGCAAAAAAGGGGGGCTTTGCCCATGATACCGGCGAAGGCAGTATTAGCCGTTATCACCGCCAGGGTGGGGGTGATCTGATTTATCAGGTGGCATCGGGTTATTTTGGCTGTCGTAATGAGGACGGGACTTTTTCGGCAGAAAAATTCGCCGAAACGGCTGCTGACCCCCAGGTCAAAATGATCGAGGTGAAGCTAAGCCAGGGGGCGAAGCCCGGGCATGGCGGCATGTTGCCCGCTGCCAAAATTACCGAGGAAATTGCCGAGGCGCGGGGCATTCCAATGGGGATGGATTGTATTTCCCCTGCTGCCCATCGCACCTTTTCAACCCCCATTGGATTGATGGAATTTATTGGTCAGTTGCGGGATCTTTCCGGTGGCAAGCCGGTGGGATTCAAGCTGTGTATCGGCCATCGCCGGGAATTTATGTGCATCGTCAAGGCGATGTTAAAAACCGGTATTCTGCCCGATTTTATTGTTGTCGATGGCAAGGAAGGCGGTACAGGGGCCGCCCCGGTGGAATTTGCCAACCGGGTGGGGATGCCGATGCACGAAGGCCTGACTTTTGTGCATAACGCCCTGCGCGGAGCAGGCATTCGTAACGAGATCAAAATTGGCGCGGCGGGCAAAATCGTTTCGGCCTTTGATATTGCCCAGGTCCTGGCCCTGGGGGCGGACTGGTGCAATGCGGCGCGTGGCTTTATGTTTGCGCTGGGCTGTATTCAGGCGCAGTCCTGCCATACCAACAAATGCCCGGTCGGTATTGCCACCCAGGACCCGGTCCGCCAGCGTGCGGTGGATGTGGGCGATAAAAGCGAGCGTGTGGCCCGTTTCCACCATAATACCATGCACGCCCTGGCCGAAATTACCGGGGCAGCGGGGCTGAGTGACCCGCGCAATTTTATGCCATATCATTTCATGTTCCGGCAAAAGGATAATGAATTCCTTGATGGCAATGAAATGTATCCCTATTTGCCGGAGGGTTTTTTGGTCTCGGGCCCGGAAATACCGGAATTGTCGGACTGGCACAGCCGCTGGGACCGTTCATTCGCCGAAACCTTTGCCCCGTCCGAAATTCCGTTCGGGCCGTTTAAAAAGCGCGAAATGGTGCATAGTACCTGA
- a CDS encoding LysR substrate-binding domain-containing protein yields the protein MKYGNIRSPHALIAFEAAARCGSFTRAAQELGIGQPAVSHQITLLEEQLNQPLFRRLHRGVALTRAGQELYDSVSAAFGHIDQTVETIRTRRKTRISVGTDFAFASFILMPHLADFTARFPDIEVNIVTNQTGRFGMDANIDVELSFGHCGPQGILLLAERVTPVCSPAFLAQYGVAQTPADLCKMPLLHLDSEIENRWFNWESWLRIAGHIPTGPLGGHRFNTYLLVLSAALSGQGVALGWTGLLEQHLQSGQLVPASNITLPSERGYVLTSRTAPHRQSQVTAFTNWACDMIADGNASRFAFANKDRNGDKRL from the coding sequence ATGAAATATGGAAACATCCGCTCGCCCCATGCCCTGATTGCCTTTGAAGCGGCTGCACGCTGCGGCAGTTTTACCCGTGCGGCCCAGGAACTGGGCATTGGCCAGCCTGCGGTTAGCCATCAGATAACCCTGTTAGAAGAGCAACTTAACCAGCCGCTATTTCGCCGTTTGCATCGTGGTGTCGCCCTGACCCGTGCAGGACAGGAGCTTTATGACAGTGTCAGCGCGGCCTTTGGGCACATTGACCAGACGGTGGAAACCATCCGTACCCGGCGCAAAACCCGTATCAGTGTGGGGACGGATTTTGCCTTTGCCTCCTTCATCCTGATGCCGCATCTGGCCGATTTCACCGCCCGTTTTCCCGATATTGAGGTTAATATTGTCACCAATCAGACCGGGCGTTTCGGGATGGATGCCAATATTGATGTCGAACTTTCCTTCGGCCATTGCGGGCCGCAGGGGATATTGCTGCTGGCCGAACGGGTGACTCCGGTTTGCAGCCCGGCCTTTCTGGCACAATATGGCGTGGCCCAAACACCGGCGGATCTGTGCAAAATGCCGCTGTTGCATCTGGATAGCGAAATTGAAAATCGCTGGTTTAACTGGGAAAGCTGGCTGCGCATCGCCGGGCACATCCCCACTGGGCCGCTTGGCGGGCATCGCTTTAATACCTATTTGCTGGTGTTATCTGCCGCGCTTTCCGGGCAGGGTGTGGCGCTGGGCTGGACGGGGTTGTTAGAGCAGCATTTACAAAGCGGGCAACTTGTCCCGGCCAGCAACATTACCCTGCCATCCGAGCGCGGCTATGTCCTGACATCGCGCACCGCCCCGCACCGGCAAAGCCAGGTTACGGCCTTTACCAACTGGGCCTGCGACATGATCGCCGATGGCAATGCCAGCCGCTTTGCCTTCGCCAATAAGGACAGAAACGGGGACAAAAGGCTTTAA
- a CDS encoding TIGR00266 family protein, producing the protein MADVIDYEIIGSEMQLVEIELDPGEGVRAEAGAMMYMGHGITMQTNTGGGLFSGFKRMLTGESFFITSFVHEGSGKAHVAFAAPYPGKVIDLNLRDFGGTILCQKDGFLCAAAGIDIDIAFSKRLGAGLFGGEGFILQRLTGDGMAFVHAGGTIVRKDLQPGQRLRVDTGALVALTDSVDYSVDFVGGFRNALFGGEGLFITTLEGPGTVWLQSLPFARLADRIASALPKDRNKD; encoded by the coding sequence GTGGCAGACGTTATCGATTACGAAATCATCGGCAGTGAAATGCAGTTGGTCGAAATTGAACTCGATCCCGGTGAAGGGGTGCGCGCCGAGGCGGGGGCCATGATGTATATGGGTCACGGCATTACCATGCAGACCAATACTGGCGGTGGCCTGTTTTCCGGTTTCAAACGCATGCTGACGGGCGAAAGCTTTTTTATTACCAGTTTTGTCCATGAAGGCAGTGGCAAGGCCCATGTTGCCTTTGCCGCCCCTTATCCGGGCAAGGTGATTGATCTTAATCTGCGCGATTTTGGCGGGACTATCCTGTGCCAGAAGGATGGCTTTTTATGCGCCGCAGCAGGCATCGATATTGATATCGCCTTTTCCAAGCGCCTTGGTGCAGGCCTGTTTGGTGGTGAAGGCTTTATTTTGCAGCGACTGACCGGTGATGGCATGGCCTTTGTTCATGCCGGTGGCACCATTGTGCGCAAGGATTTGCAACCGGGCCAGCGCCTGCGGGTGGATACCGGTGCCCTTGTTGCCCTGACCGACAGTGTCGATTATTCCGTTGATTTTGTCGGCGGGTTCCGCAATGCGCTGTTTGGCGGCGAGGGGCTGTTTATTACCACCCTGGAAGGGCCGGGCACCGTGTGGCTGCAAAGCCTGCCTTTTGCCCGTCTGGCAGACCGCATTGCCTCTGCCCTGCCCAAGGACCGCAACAAGGATTGA
- a CDS encoding cupin domain-containing protein, translated as MTHINLNNTAQNLPHFWKSSIIGQSGNCNIKILKMDEQQIPDETHDYNEALIVISGEMFLNVKGEEIKVSEGEMYLALAGIPHAVSKGSHGTLMIIDPVGS; from the coding sequence ATGACTCACATAAATCTTAATAACACAGCGCAAAACCTGCCTCACTTTTGGAAATCCAGCATTATTGGGCAGTCCGGAAACTGTAATATCAAAATCCTTAAAATGGACGAACAACAAATTCCTGACGAAACACACGACTATAACGAAGCCTTGATTGTCATTAGCGGCGAAATGTTTTTGAATGTTAAAGGTGAGGAAATAAAAGTTTCCGAAGGCGAAATGTATTTGGCACTTGCAGGCATTCCCCACGCGGTATCAAAGGGAAGTCATGGTACCCTTATGATTATCGACCCTGTCGGAAGTTAA